The following proteins come from a genomic window of Musa acuminata AAA Group cultivar baxijiao chromosome BXJ1-7, Cavendish_Baxijiao_AAA, whole genome shotgun sequence:
- the LOC135679636 gene encoding serine hydroxymethyltransferase 1, mitochondrial — MAMASALRRLSSSAAKTQPFLRTSLCYMSSLPSEAVYEKEVRVSWPKQLNAPLEVVDPEIADIIELEKARQCKGLELIPSENFTSVSVMQAVGSVMTNKYSEGYPGARYYGGNEYIDMAESLCQKRALEAFHLDPAKWGVNVQSLSGSPANFQVYTALLKPHERIMALDLPHGGHLSHGYQTDTKKISAVSIFFETMPYRLNESTGYIDYDQLEKSATLFRPKLIVAGASAYARLYDYARIRKVCDKQKAILLADMAHISGLVAGGVIPSPFDYADVVTTTTHKSLRGPRGAMIFFRKGVKEINKQGKEVMYDFEEKINAAVFPGLQGGPHNHTIAGLAVALKQATTAEYKAYQEQVLSNCARFAQCLIEKGYELVSGGTENHLVLVNLKNKGIDGSRVEKVLELVHIAANKNTVPGDVSAMVPGGIRMGTPALTSRGFVEEDFAKVAHFFDTAVKLALKTKAETKGGSKLKDFLATIQTDANIQSEIAKLRHEVEEYAKQFPTIGFEKETMKYKN; from the exons ATGGCAATGGCGTCGGCGCTCCGTAGGCTCTCTTCCTCCGCCGCAAAGACGCAGCCTTTCCTGCGGACCTCTCTCTGCTATATG TCTTCCTTACCGAGTGAAGCCGTCTACGAGAAGGAGGTTCGCGTTTCG TGGCCAAAGCAGCTGAACGCCCCGTTGGAGGTCGTCGACCCGGAAATTGCGGATATCATTGAGCTCGAAAAGGCGAGGCAATGCAAG GGGCTTGAGCTCATACCTTCGGAGAATTTCACGTCTGTGTCGGTGATGCAAGCGGTTGGATCCGTCATGACTAACAAATACAGTGAGGGGTATCCCGGTGCAAGATACTATGGTGGAAACGA ATATATCGACATGGCAGAATCATTGTGTCAGAAGCGTGCGCTTGAAGCTTTTCATTTGGATCCTGCAAAATGGGGAG TGAATGTGCAGTCTTTGTCTGGATCACCTGCTAATTTTCAAGTATATACTGCACTCCTGAAGCCACATGAGAGGATAATGGCTCTTGATCTGCCTCATGGTGGACATCTTTCTCATGGCTACCAG ACTGATACCAAGAAAATCTCTGCAGTATCCATATTCTTTGAGACAATGCCATATAGGTTGAATGAGAGTACTGGATACATTGATTACGACCAG CTCGAGAAAAGTGCTACATTATTCAGGCCAAAATTAATAGTCGCTGGAGCAAGTGCATATGCTCGTCTTTATGACTATGCACGGATTAGGAAG GTATGTGACAAGCAGAAAGCTATCCTTCTGGCAGACATGGCACACATAAGTGGACTTGTCGCCGGTGGTGTTATTCCATCTCCATTTGATTATGCGGATGTTGTCACAACAACAACTCACAAGTCACTCCGTGGGCCACGTGGAGCCATGATATTTTTCAGGAAAGGAGTGAAGGAGATCAACAAACAAGGGAAAGAG GTTATGTATGACTTTGAAGAGAAAATCAATGCAGCAGTCTTCCCTGGACTTCAAGGTGGTCCACACAACCATACCATTGCTGGCTTGGCTGTTGCACTCAAACAG GCCACCACCGCAGAGTACAAGGCCTATCAAGAGCAAGTACTCAGTAATTGTGCAAGATTTGCTCAG TGCTTGATTGAGAAAGGCTATGAGCTTGTTTCAGGCGGAACAGAGAACCATTTAGTCTTGGTAAATCTCAAGAACAAG GGAATTGACGGGTCTAGAGTTGAAAAGGTGCTGGAATTAGTTCACATTGCAGCTAACAAGAATACTGTACCTGGTGATGTGTCTGCCATGGTTCCTGGAGGCATCAGGATGG GAACCCCAGCCCTTACATCAAGAGGATTTGTTGAAGAAGATTTCGCTAAAGTTGCTCACTTTTTTGACACTGCTGTTAAATTGGCATTGAAGACCAAGGCTGAAACCAAAG GTGGATCAAAGCTGAAGGACTTCCTAGCCACCATTCAAACGGATGCTAATATTCAATCTGAGATCGCAAAGCTCCGTCATGAGGTGGAGGAGTATGCAAAGCAGTTCCCAACAATTGGATTTGAGAAGGAAACGATGAAATACAAAAACTGA